In Sphaeramia orbicularis chromosome 15, fSphaOr1.1, whole genome shotgun sequence, a single genomic region encodes these proteins:
- the six3a gene encoding homeobox protein SIX3a translates to MVFRSPLELYPSHFFLPNFADRPLLLANSAPTTRSPEDLSMFQLPTLNFSPEQVASVCETLEETGDIERLGRFLWSLPVAPGACEAINKHESILRARAVVAFHTGNFRDLYHILENHKFTKDSHGKLQAMWLEAHYQEAEKLRGRPLGPVDKYRVRKKFPLPRTIWDGEQKTHCFKERTRSLLREWYLQDPYPNPSKKRELAQATGLTPTQVGNWFKNRRQRDRAAAAKNRLQHQAIGPTGMRSLSEAGLTPHSSAESPSTAASPTTSVSSMTERVDTGTSILSVTSSDSECDV, encoded by the exons ATGGTTTTCAGATCCCCTTTAGAGCTTTATCCCTCCCATTTCTTCCTGCCAAACTTCGCTGATCGCCCTCTGCTCCTGGCGAACAGCGCTCCCACCACCAGGTCTCCAGAAGACTTGTCCATGTTTCAACTACCGACCCTCAACTTCTCCCCGGAGCAGGTGGCGAGCGTCTGCGAGACGCTGGAGGAGACCGGGGACATCGAACGGCTGGGCCGCTTCCTCTGGTCCCTGCCCGTGGCTCCGGGAGCATGCGAGGCGATCAACAAGCACGAGTCCATCCTGCGCGCCCGGGCCGTGGTCGCGTTCCACACGGGGAATTTCAGAGACCTGTACCACATCCTGGAGAACCACAAGTTCACCAAGGACTCGCACGGCAAACTGCAGGCCATGTGGCTGGAAGCACACTACCAGGAGGCCGAGAAGCTCCGCGGGCGTCCGCTCGGACCGGTTGATAAGTACCGGGTACGGAAGAAGTTTCCGCTGCCTCGGACCATCTGGGACGGCGAGCAGAAGACGCACTGTTTCAAAGAGCGGACACGAAGCCTGCTGAGGGAGTGGTACCTTCAGGACCCGTATCCAAACCCTAGCAAGAAAAGGGAACTGGCTCAAGCCACTGGACTCACTCCTACACAGGTCGGAAACTGGTTTAAAAACCGGAGGCAACGAGACAGAGCCGCGGCGGCCAAAAACAG gctccagcaccAAGCAATAGGACCCACCGGTATGAGGTCCCTCTCAGAGGCCGGCCTCACCCCTCACAGCTCGGCAGAGTCGCCTTCGACCGCGGCCAGTCCCACCACCAGCGTTTCCAGTATGACAGAGAGAGTTGATACTGGGACGTCCATCCTGTCGGTCACATCCAGTGACTCGGAGTGCGATGTATGA